The following nucleotide sequence is from Mesobacillus jeotgali.
GTTCTAGGAGGAATGAGGATGACTTTATATGGAGGGTTGGTTTTAGTTCATGTAATTGCAGCCGTTGTTGGTTTAGGAGCGAGCTTTGGAATGCCTGTAGTCGCCAAGTTTGGTGCTAAGTCAGTAACGAACGCAAAAGTGTGTTTTGAGATTAATAAGAAAATAGAGATGTTTGCAAAGGTTGGTTCGCTTACCTTGTTAGCGAGCGGAATTTTGATGGCCATCGTCAATCCGGTGCTTTGGTCACAGGGATGGTTCATCGGTTCATTGATTATATACGTACTGATTCAGCCTGTTGTCGCAGCAATGCTGCCAAAAACAATCGAAAAGCAAGTAGACATCGTGATGAACAACGGTGACGGTGAACTGCCAGCCGAATATCATCAGTTGGATAAAAAAGCTGCCAAGCTGAACGGCATCGCACATGTCGCAGCTGTAGTGCTCATCGTGCTAATGTCAACAAAACCTTTCTAGGAGGAAACGAAATGCAAGCTAAGCCAATGTTCTATGATGGAAACGGAGAAAACAAACAGACGGCGGGAGCTGCTGGCCAGCCACAGGCCGCTAGTGTTGTAATCACTGAAGAAATGAGGAAGTCCATCGGCGGCAATCCTTATGTGTTTGTGAAGTAGGTTGATAGGAAGAGAGAGAGTGCTAGCCTTTTAGGCTGGTGCTTTTTTGTTTTTAAGACAGTTTTGGGTCATCGGGCTTAGAAACCGGAGGGATTATGACAGGTTTGAGGTCATGGGGCCAAAAGCTGTCAAGAAACCGGAGGAATTGTGACAGGTTTGAGGTCATGAGGCCAGAAGCTGTCAAGAAACCGAAGGAATTGTGACAGGTTTGAGGGCATGAGGCCAAAAGCTGTCAAGAAAACAGAGGAACTATGACAACTTTGAGGTCATGAGGCCAAAAGCTGTCAAGAAACCAAAGGAATTAAGACAGGTTTGGCGGTAAGCAAGGCAAAGCTGTCAAGATTCAGCAGGAATCCAGACAGGTTTGGCATAACCTGAATCAAAGCTGTCAAACAAGATGATCATCACAAGCTTGTTTCGCAATCACATAGGTTTTTTTCACTAAAACTAGGAAATAGTAAGAAAAAGGAAGGTGAGATGAATGAATGTTATAAGCGTGAATGGAAAAATAGATAAAGCCAAGCTCGCCAAGGAGCTGCTGATTCCCGTTGTCGGAGGGATGGTGACGGGGATGATTGCGACGCGGCGAGCGAAGGAGAAGTACAGCAAGCTGGAGAAGCCGGACTATGCGCCGCCTTCATGGGTGTTTCCTGTTATGTGGACGGGCTTGTATGCGTCGATGGGGCTTGCGAATTACCGGGTTTCGATGAAAAAGAAACCTACCGCCACCGCGGAAACTCTCTATGATATCCAGCTTGGATTGAACTTTCTCTGGTCGTTCTTATTTTTTAAATGGAATCTTCGAGGAACGGCATTTGCGGAAATCGGCCTGCTGCTGGGCATGATCACGTTGACGACTTACCAGTACTATCAAAAGGATAAAATCGCCGGGCGGTTGATGCTGCCGTATATTGCCTGGGTCGCTTATGCACTTCAGCTTAACTACAGCATGTGGGATTTAAATAAAAAGAAAATGTAAAACTTTTACTGAATTTATGCAACTTTTCCAATCTATCCTCCGTCAAAACTAGTAGACTGCCAATCCTTCTAAAAATTGGTTGAATAAAAGTTTGCTAGAGCGGGAATACTATAACCAACAACATATTAACAACGGAGGTAGATTAAGATGAAACAGATTAAGGAATTCATGAATGAAGAGGGCTTTGAATTGAAAGGTTATATTTCACAGTTATTTGAACAGGCTTCCGATAAAACTGATAAGAAAAAACGCTGATCGCGGTTAAAGCTGATCAGCGTTTTTTCATTTGCGTCAAAACTTCATCAATTTTTGCGTGGTCCTCAGGTGATTCATCGATATGCTTCCACAAGAGTTTACCGTCAGCTGAATAAAGCCAGGTTCCTCCCTGGATGTAGACGTCCTGTGTTTTCATCGATTTCATGACGAATGCTTTTTGTTTTTCATCTTTAGGGATAAAATTCTTGACCTGGCCAGTCACAAATCCGAAGCCGGCTTTCACAAGCAGCTTCCATTTTGGCATCGTTTTATGGCCCATTCCGCGATACGCTTGTCGCGAAGGATCACCTAAAATCGGAAAAGGAAATGGGCCGAACTGGTCAACGAACTGCTTGATAAAAGACCCTTTTGAAGGGGCGACAGCAATGACCTGGTAGCCTGTGGATTCAACTTCAGTTATTCGCTCGCGCAACTGCGCAAGATATTCCCGGCAGATTGGTCAGCCAAGGTGGCGGACGAATACGACCATCGTCGGCTTCCCCTGGATCGCTGTTTTCAACGTCAGTGTTTTTTCAGGATCGATTGTTTCTAATATATAGTCCATCTCGAAACCTCCTTTTCCTCACTATATAAGACTTCACCCCCTAAGGAAAGAATTAACATTCCTTAACAAACCTTTTCAATTAATTTACAACTCCTTAAAACCCTATTAATAACAGTCTAGTAATCTTGTACTTGTAGCAACGGACATAATATTAGGGGGAATTAAGGAATGAAGAGTTTTAAAAAGTTAGCGATGTTTACGATGCTTGCTGGTGTAATGGCTTTCGGAACGGCTTGTTCGGACGGAGAAAGCAACGCGGAAGCGACAAATGGTTCTAATGAAACTGAAACTCAACTTGAAGGCAGCGTTGTGATCGACGGTTCTGGAACAGTCTATCCATTCATGGCAAAAATGGCTGAGAACTATATGGATAAGCAGGAAGATGTATCTGTAGAAGTTAGCCGCTCCGGGACTTCCGCTGGTTTCAAGAAATTCCTCGTTGAAGACGGTACAGACTACAATGATGCATCACGCCAGATCAAAGACGAAGAAAAGGCAAAAGCTGAAGAGCTTGGCATTGATGTGAAAGAAATGAAAGTCGCTTTGGATGGCCTGACAATTGTCATCAATAAGGACAATGACTGGGCAAAAGAACTGACGAAAGAAGAAATCATCGACATCTTCCTGGCTGAAGGCGGCAAAAAGAAATGGTCTGATGTTCGTCCGGACTTTCCAGCTGAAGCTATTAACACATACGGCCCTAATGAAAACCATGGAACATATGAATTCATGTTTGAGAACATTCTTGATGAAAAAGATCTTGTTGAAAACATCAACCTGCAGCAGGATTACTCTACACTGGTTGACCTCGTTTCAAAGGATAAGAATGCGATCGGCTTTTTCGGATATGGCTATTATGCGAACAACAAAGATAAATTAGCAGCAGTAAAAGTTGATTTCGGTAACGGCCCTGTTGAACCTTCTCTTGAAACCATCAAGGAAGATGGCGACTACGGTCCATTCACACGCCCGGTGTTCACATACCTGAACGTCAACATGGCTAAAGAGAAGGTCCAAGTACTTGATTACGCCATCTACACGATGGAAAATGCCCAGGATGTTGCTGCTGAAACAGGCTTTGCACCATTGACAGATGAAGACATTCAGGCAACATTGGCTGAACTGCAAGAATTGAAATAAGCGAAATGAGAGGATGGGGATCTCCCCATTCTTTTTTTACGCAAAAAAATAACAGTGATTTACACTGTTATCGACGGTCTAATGTCGCTATGAATTTCTGGCGCTTTTTCGCGGTTTTAAGGATTCCTTCGATGGCTTCCAGCAGGGAAACTCTTTCCTCGTCTTTTTTTGCATTCAGCAACCTAAGTTTAAGCTCCACAAGTTTTTGCTTTTCCTCTACTGTCAGGCTTTCCCTCATCTTTTCATCCTCCTTATGCTGTTTCATATAAGTCTAGATGAAGTGTGTTAAAGAAGTTGAGGGATTTTATTAACTTTTCGACAGTCTTTACTTATTGGCAACCTTCCGGATCAATCCCATGACCAGACGCACAAGGAGGAAGGTAGAGGCAATGGAAACGAAGCTATGGATTGAAGTCCAATTCTTCTTATATTTGATCAGCTTCGTGTTCCGTTCAAGCCAATACTCGGCAGCGGCGGATGGGGCTGAGAACAATAGGGATTTGAGTAAAATAGAAATAATACCCGAGTGCCTGGTAACCTGATTAAAATAAACGCATACAACCGGAAAAATCAAATAGCTGAAAATGACGCTGACATCAAAGGTCTTAAATAAGGAAACTGGGTATTTCAGATACCCTTTCTTGACGAGCAAATTATCGAGGATGGAGGCGATATAGCTTTTCAAAAAGAAGATGAGCAGCCAGTCTCTGACAGGCGGTTTTCTAACCAGTCTGTAAAACGCCAGGATGCCGAAGGCTAGCAGGGCTCTCAGTGTGTTTTCTTCTGTTTTCCTCTTCATGGAGGCACCCTCCTCGGTCGTAAACTTGCCGAACTGGCGATTAACTATATGTATCTTGCCTTTTTTCGCGGTAATTATTCCATGACTGTCAACTGGGCCTATTGGCTATACTAAAACTGATTTCCTTTATTTGTAAAAGAAGAGGCGGAGTTATGGTCAATACAATTTATGGGTTAATTTGGGCAGGGATATTAATAAAATGGGGAGACTGGAAGAATTGGAGGAAGTACTATCCGACCGTTCTCTTCTTTATCCTTGGCGATTTTCTCTACATGTACTTATTGTCGGATCATTATCCAATGTGGAAGTATTCTCCATCACCTGGTGACAATGATATGGGGATCACCAATACGCATATTTCTTTTTCCATTATGGCGATTAAATATCCGGCGACATGCCTGGCGTATTTAGCTCATTTTCCAACTCATGGTCTTTGGAAAAAGGTCCTTTATTATCTGGCATGGGTGATTGTCTATTTTGCGAATGAGCTGGTGGATATTCATTTTCAGTTGATCAAATATTTTAATGGCTGGAATCTCTGGTGGTCAGCGCTGTTCAATTCGGTTATGTTTCTCATCTTAAAACTGCATTTCCATAACCCGCTGTTTGCCTGGATTGCCTCTGCTGTTTTTGTTTTGTTTTTATGGAACCAGTTCGATGTGCCGTCAACAGTCTTTCGTTAAAAGTTCTATAGAGTAAATATGCCTGATCCTATGTAAGGAATCAGGCAGTGTTATTTTTTCGATTTTAGACTGTTGGTGAATCTGTGAAAGGTAGGCAGCCAGATTGCTCAGCTTCCTGCTGATCAAGTCGGTCTGCTGAATGGGACCTAAAGGCTAAAGTATACGTGGTAGTATTAATTGGATATTGCAAATCGTGAACTATTTGGTTGTGCTGTACCTATTTTTTATCCAGACAAATAAGTCGGTCATTAATTTGGCAAAAATCAGTACAGATAAATAGCTAAGGAATAAGTGAAAGTAGTTAATCGACCCATACATTCTAAATAATCCTAGTCCGACAAGCATAGGTTTGAAAATAAAAGACAAAATGACTGCTGTAAAAATCGAATGCAAATAATATTTTTTATTGCTGTCCATGGTCGATTGATATACGAATATAAAAGTT
It contains:
- a CDS encoding DUF2269 family protein, with translation MTLYGGLVLVHVIAAVVGLGASFGMPVVAKFGAKSVTNAKVCFEINKKIEMFAKVGSLTLLASGILMAIVNPVLWSQGWFIGSLIIYVLIQPVVAAMLPKTIEKQVDIVMNNGDGELPAEYHQLDKKAAKLNGIAHVAAVVLIVLMSTKPF
- a CDS encoding TspO/MBR family protein translates to MNVISVNGKIDKAKLAKELLIPVVGGMVTGMIATRRAKEKYSKLEKPDYAPPSWVFPVMWTGLYASMGLANYRVSMKKKPTATAETLYDIQLGLNFLWSFLFFKWNLRGTAFAEIGLLLGMITLTTYQYYQKDKIAGRLMLPYIAWVAYALQLNYSMWDLNKKKM
- a CDS encoding peroxiredoxin-like family protein translates to MCREYLAQLRERITEVESTGYQVIAVAPSKGSFIKQFVDQFGPFPFPILGDPSRQAYRGMGHKTMPKWKLLVKAGFGFVTGQVKNFIPKDEKQKAFVMKSMKTQDVYIQGGTWLYSADGKLLWKHIDESPEDHAKIDEVLTQMKKR
- a CDS encoding PstS family phosphate ABC transporter substrate-binding protein; translation: MKSFKKLAMFTMLAGVMAFGTACSDGESNAEATNGSNETETQLEGSVVIDGSGTVYPFMAKMAENYMDKQEDVSVEVSRSGTSAGFKKFLVEDGTDYNDASRQIKDEEKAKAEELGIDVKEMKVALDGLTIVINKDNDWAKELTKEEIIDIFLAEGGKKKWSDVRPDFPAEAINTYGPNENHGTYEFMFENILDEKDLVENINLQQDYSTLVDLVSKDKNAIGFFGYGYYANNKDKLAAVKVDFGNGPVEPSLETIKEDGDYGPFTRPVFTYLNVNMAKEKVQVLDYAIYTMENAQDVAAETGFAPLTDEDIQATLAELQELK
- a CDS encoding CBO0543 family protein; this translates as MKRKTEENTLRALLAFGILAFYRLVRKPPVRDWLLIFFLKSYIASILDNLLVKKGYLKYPVSLFKTFDVSVIFSYLIFPVVCVYFNQVTRHSGIISILLKSLLFSAPSAAAEYWLERNTKLIKYKKNWTSIHSFVSIASTFLLVRLVMGLIRKVANK
- a CDS encoding CBO0543 family protein, coding for MVNTIYGLIWAGILIKWGDWKNWRKYYPTVLFFILGDFLYMYLLSDHYPMWKYSPSPGDNDMGITNTHISFSIMAIKYPATCLAYLAHFPTHGLWKKVLYYLAWVIVYFANELVDIHFQLIKYFNGWNLWWSALFNSVMFLILKLHFHNPLFAWIASAVFVLFLWNQFDVPSTVFR